Proteins found in one Chiloscyllium plagiosum isolate BGI_BamShark_2017 chromosome 23, ASM401019v2, whole genome shotgun sequence genomic segment:
- the LOC122561794 gene encoding leucine-rich repeat-containing protein 4-like, with translation MCHIMNLLWQLTVHHTWNAALVLLVYLTVRMWSVCEASNREQSCPVICSCSNHFSKVVCTRRGLKEVPQGIPSNTRYLNLMENNIQLIKADTFRHLYHMEVLQLGRNSIRQIEVGAFNGLTSLNTLELFENRLTVIPSGAFESFSKLRELWLRNNPIESIPSYAFNRVPSLLRLDLGELRKLEYILDGAFEGLINLKYLNLGMCNLRDMPNLSPLVRLEELEMSSNHFPAIKPGSFQGLKSLKKLWLMNSQVNLIERNAFDDLTALVELNLAHNNLTSLPHDLFAPLKYLVELHLHHNPWNCDCDILWLAWWLREYIPTNSTCCGRCHSPPHMRGRYLTEVDKATLQCSRPVILEPPQNLNISEGRTAKLKCRTSSMSSVRWLLPNNTVLSHGSTHPRISVFNNGTLYFLHVLITDAGTYKCMVTNVEGNADASAFLRVSMAEINTSNYTYFSTVTVETTPDTVRTKVPPFLSTPPTYKPAFISTPTVLLQSTRNPKTVAVIPTLATMDTTRTSLDEVMKTTKIIIGCFVAVTLLAAAMLIVFYKLRKRHQQRSTVAAARTIEIINVGEDITPSEGAVVVPSVHDHMNYNTYKPAHGAHWTENSLGNSLHTTIPEPFIIQTHTKEKVQETQI, from the coding sequence ATGTGCCACATCATGAATCTCTTGTGGCAGCTAACtgtgcatcacacctggaatgctGCCCTGGTTCTTCTCGTCTACCTCACGGTACGGATGTGGAGTGTGTGCGAAGCGTCAAACAGAGAACAGAGTTGTCCAGTTATCTGCTCCTGCAGTAATCACTTCAGCAAAGTCGTCTGCACTCGCCGTGGTCTCAAAGAGGTCCCCCAAGGGATCCCTTCTAATACCCGGTACCTCAACCTTATGGAGAACAATATCCAGCTCATTAAGGCAGACACATTCCGACACCTATACCACATGGAGGTCTTGCAACTCGGCCGGAATTCCATCCGGCAAATAGAGGTTGGTGCATTTAATGGATTGACTAGCCTTAACACACTGGAGTTGTTTGAGAACAGGCTGACTGTGATACCAAGTGGCGCATTTGAGTCATTTTCAAAGCTGCGTGAATTGTGGCTCAGGAACAACCCAATTGAAAGCATTCCATCATACGCTTTTAACAGGGTGCCATCACTGCTGCGCCTGGACCTGGGGGAGCTTAGAAAATTAGAGTACATCCTGGATGGTGCTTTTGAGGGCTTAATTAACTTAAAATACCTTAACTTGGGGATGTGTAATCTGAGGGATATGCCAAATCTCTCACCACTGGTGAGGCTGGAGGAATTGGAAATgtctagcaatcacttcccagcaATTAAACCAGGATCATTTCAGGGGCTAAAATCACTAAAAAAGCTCTGGCTTATGAACTCGCAAGTAAATCTGATTGAACGAAATGCCTTTGATGACCTCACTGCATTGGTGGAGCTAAATCTGGCCCATAACAACCTTACTTCGCTGCCACATGATCTGTTTGCACCACTGAAGTACCTTGTGGAGTTGCATCTACATCATAATCCATGGAATTGCGACTGCGATATCCTCTGGCTTGCCTGGTGGCTGAGGGAGTACATCCCCACAAACTCTACTTGCTGTGGCCGGTGCCATTCCCCACCTCACATGAGGGGGAGATACTTAACTGAAGTGGACAAGGCCACTTTACAGTGCTCACGACCAGTCATTCTGGAACCACCGCAAAATCTAAACATTTCTGAAGGGAGAACAGCCAAATTGAAATGTCGAACATCTTCCATGTCATCTGTCAGGTGGTTATTACCAAACAACACAGTATTGAGTCATGGTTCGACACATCCCCGTATATCTGTATTTAACAATGGAACTCTATACTTCTTGCATGTTTTAATAACAGATGCTGGTACCTACAAATGTATGGTCACTAATGTGGAAGGAAATGCTGATGCCTCAGCCTTCCTGAGAGTAAGCATGGCAGAGATCAACACATCAAATTACACCTACTTTTCAACAGTGACCGTAGAAACGACACCGGACACCGTCAGGACTAAAGTACCACCATTTCTGTCGACCCCACCCACTTACAAGCCAGCATTCATCTCcactcccacagtgctgttacaGAGTACAAGAAATCCCAAAACAGTGGCTGTGATCCCCACGTTGGCCACCATGGACACGACCCGCACCAGCCTGGACGAGGTTATGAAAACCACGAAAATCATCATCGGCTGTTTTGTGGCAGTGACGCTGCTGGCAGCCGCTATGCTCATAGTGTTTTACAAACTCCGCAAACGGCATCAACAACGGAGCACGGTGGCAGCAGCCAGGACTATAGAGATCATTAATGTGGGTGAGGACATCACACCATCAGAAGGAGCAGTCGTAGTGCCCTCAGTCCATGACCACATGAACTATAACACGTACAAACCAGCACACGGGGCTCACTGGACAGAGAACAGCCTGGGTAACTCACTCCACACTACAATACCTGAGCCCTTTATTATACAAACACATACCAAGGAGAAAGTTCAGGAGACTCAGATCTGA